In Anopheles cruzii chromosome X, idAnoCruzAS_RS32_06, whole genome shotgun sequence, one genomic interval encodes:
- the LOC128268752 gene encoding nucleic acid dioxygenase ALKBH1, giving the protein MDNLPIDNFQSSFKYYKSKDLPPSLENVMTLNHTGDPLLKPIKAIPQSSSFPGLRPPESWNVSQLTSRPGLVVIANPFTGTGQRYWMSRSVLDFHRGLSKNNLLPSQFNLHQHPGGWWEHLQTIGDPLQRQKLSKALRWATLGFHYDWTNKVYSDGKRTQFPNDLAAMVQYVASALGISSFSPEAAIVNYYPIGSTLAGHTDHSEEDLTVPLFSFSFGLAGIFLIGGTTREEKPDALLLMSGDVVVMTGNSRQYYHAVPRVCASGEIAVENCRWQPGCQSNEFELDQQSDGGTEMCSKHWQKCHDNDFWSPIHDYMQGSRININVRQVRRLKG; this is encoded by the exons ATGGACAATCTGCCGATAGACAATTTTCAGTCATCTTTCAAATACTACAAATCCAAAGATCTTCCACCCTCGCTGGAGAATGTTATGACCTTAAACCACACCGGGGACCCACTGTTAAAG ccGATAAAGGCCATCCCACAAAGCTCTTCGTTTCCCGGATtgcggccaccggaatcgtGGAATGTTTCCCAGCTAACCAGTCGCCCTGGGTTGGTCGTCATAGCCAATCCGTTTACTGGCACGGGGCAACGTTATTGGATGTCTCGAAGTGTGCTTGACTTTCATCGAGGTCTCTCCAAAAATAACTTGTTGCCTTCACAGTTTAACCTGCATCAGCATCCGGGCGGTTGGTGGGAACACTTGCAGACAATTGGCGATCCACTGCAGCGGCAAAAGCTATCGAAGGCGTTGCGCTGGGCTACGCTTGGTTTTCACTACGATTGGACGAACAAAGTTTATAGTGACGGCAAACGAACTCAATTTCCAAACGATCTTGCTGCAATGGTTCAGTACGTAGCCAGTGCACTTGGAATATCCAGTTTCTCGCCAGAGGCGGCCATTGTCAATTACTATCCGATTGGGTCGACACTAGCCGGCCATACGGATCATTCGGAAGAAGATCTAACGGTTCCGCTGTTTTCTTTCAG CTTTGGCTTGGCGGGAATCTTCTTGATCGGTGGTACGACGCGAGAAGAGAAACCGGATGCTCTTCTGTTGATGAGCGGTGATGTAGTCGTCATGACCGGTAACAGTCGGCAGTACTATCACGCGGTACCCCGCGTGTGCGCTAGCGGTGAAATTGCAGTTGAAAACTGTCGGTGGCAGCCTGGGTGTCAATCGAATGAGTTTGAGCTTGATCAGCAGAGCGATGGAGGTACGGAAATGTGTTCAAAGCATTGGCAAAAATGTCACGATAATGATTTCTGGAGTCCAATCCACGATTACATGCAGGGTAGTCGAATCAACATCAATGTAAGACAAGTTAGAAGGTTAAAAGGTTAG